A window of Trichoderma atroviride chromosome 3, complete sequence contains these coding sequences:
- a CDS encoding uncharacterized protein (EggNog:ENOG41), protein MSNLKYYSYEGVGKKNVEKYSYNQAVRVGDRIEISGQGGWHPTTGEFKSDINEQIDQAFANVELTLKDAGGKGWSQVYRVNSYHLPLDDAALGAMVRNFKTYMPNHQPIWTCIGVQRLGEDPMRVEIEVVAHDPEGAQAASSK, encoded by the exons ATGTCTAATTTGAAGTATTATTCTTACGAAGGCGTTGGTAAAAAGAATGTAGAGAAATATTCTTACAACCAGGCCGTCCGTGTTGGCGATCGAATTGAAATCTCTGGCCAAG GAGGGTGGCACCCCACCACCGGCGAGTTCAAAAGCGATATCAATGAGCAAATCGATCAAGCTTTCGCCAATGTTGAGCTTACCTTGAAGGATGCTGGCGGCAAAGGATGGTCGCAAGTCTATCGTGTCAACTCTTaccatcttcctctcgaCGACGCGGCATTGGGGGCCATGGTGCGCAATTTCAAGACTTATATGCCTAATCATCAACCCATCTGGACTTGCATTGGAGTTCAACGATTGGGCGAGGACCCTATGCGTGTGGAAATTGAAGTGGTCGCGCACGATCCCGAAGGAGcacaagcagcatcaagcaaaTGA
- a CDS encoding uncharacterized protein (EggNog:ENOG41) produces the protein MYTNATIGIRQPETQYVDRYAVRIVALSTSGDIAVIYAEQGNYYKLPGGGIEVDEDHHSAAQREVEEETGATVSLRGTGCIATTEEFRDDLHQISYCYIADVLDISGNPSLTEEERIDGLSHRWMPVNKALETMNLAEPTSELGRYIQTRDIYLLAEAKKALDNENGQKLALM, from the exons ATGTATACAAACGCG ACTATTGGCATCCGACAGCCCGAAACACAATATGTTGATCGATATGCCGTCCGGATTGTGGCGCTGAGTACTTCTGGCGACATTGCCGTTATCTATGCTGAGCAAGGCAACTATTATAAACTTCCCGGTGGCGGGATCGAAGTAGATGAAGATCATCATAGTGCCGCCCAGCGCGAggtcgaagaagaaactggGGCGACCGTTTCCTTACGAGGCACTGGCTGCATAGCTACGACCGAAGAATTTCGCGACGACCTCCATCAGATCTCTTACTGTTACATCGCTGATGTTCTCGACATTTCCGGTAATCCCTCTTtaacagaagaagagcgcatCGATGGGCTTAGCCATCGATGGATGCCTGTCAACAAAGCCTTAGAAACCATGAACTTGGCTGAACCAACATCGGAGCTTGGTCGTTACATACAAACGCGCGACATTTATCTCCTTGCTGAAGCTAAGAAGGCCCTGGACAATGAAAATGGACAGAAGCTGGCCCTGATGTGA
- a CDS encoding uncharacterized protein (EggNog:ENOG41~CAZy:AA3) — translation MAIHDQTPSHTDPSSHNRIGEEPLDPVQKSKQANIGGFPVPGEQNPSATSVMVQDYFVSNNTWENIRSYGKFDYIVIGSGFTALAFIDEVLKHDKKKRILCIERGDFWLPTHFQNLPLPFKAVLGGPSETYPWTLSTETFKTKELGFLHGSCPFFGGRSTFWSAYTPQPTQDLMRDFPKSMIDASNEDGFWHAAEKLLNVIPADKIRDGIYCEMQNAIDDLLGKKLGQIRTADSVGPAPLAVGPKSHTSTMRFNKFSVPGPLLALQESQRKLADTGEGRSLELMINCTVAGLKKDDGGVVRAVETNRGVLSWTDDDTKVVLCAGAVPNATLLLNSFEECRPSNGNVGKRLTGHVRSNIAARIPREAIHWNGNDSLQLACTYLAGKDPVTHRQYHIGITAIHSPNPEADAEDAGRECPDYAAAASDEQLKGSEKHIVFVCSGLGELDEDNRKNWVKLNNTPDPTTNVTVQYTLCPKDKKMWDTMDEAIYQTIEVLSGNQPKVIEYWDDRANKWVENKPSSESVRAPGVVHEGSTAFVGRKQKGGSLDGLYRPHGIANVFVTGGAVFPTSGSWNPTMTMCAYAQDLARKLVSRPGLIPPSQDYEEPN, via the exons ATGGCAATCCACGACCAGACTCCGTCGCATACAGACCCTAGCTCTCACAATCGAATCGGCGAAGAGCCTCTCGACCCTGTTCAAAAGTCAAAGCAGGCTAACATTGGGGGATTCCCTGTTCCTGGCGAGCAGAAtccatctgctacatctgtCATGGTTCAGGACTACTTTGTCAG taataatacCTGGGAAAATATACGTTCCTATGGCAAGTTTGACTACATTGTGATTGGATCCGGTTTCACCGCACTTGCTTTCATTGATGAGGTGCTGAAGCATGATAAGAAGAAGCGAATTTTGTGCATTGAAAGAGGTG ACTTTTGGCTTCCAACGCACTTTCAAAACCTCCCTCTACCATTTAAGGCGGTGCTCGGAGGCCCATCGGAAACCTATCCTTGGACACTTTCTACAGAGACGTTCAAGACGAAGGAGCTTGGCTTCCTCCATGGATCATGCCCATTTTTCGGCGGGAGGAGCACCTTTTGGTCTGCCTACACCCCACAACCTACTCAAGACTTGATGAGGGACTTCCCAAAATCCATGATTGATGCGTCCAATGAGGACGGTTTCTGGCATGCTGCTGAGAAGTTGCTCAATGTGATACCAGCTGACAAAATAAGAGACGGCATTTACTGTGAAATGCAGAATGCCATTGATGATCTCCTCGGGAAAAAGCTAGGTCAAATTCGCACTGCTGATTCTGTCGGGCCAGCTCCCTTGGCTGTTGGTCCCAAGTCGCACACATCCACCATGCGCTTCAACAAGTTTTCCGTTCCTGGCCCACTACTTGCGCTGCAAGAAAGTCAGCGCAAACTTGCTGATACGGGAGAAGGACGGTCATTAGAGCTAATGATCAATTGTACTGTCGCCGGACTTAAAAAGGACGATGGAGGAGTCGTCCGAGCTGTCGAAACCAATCGGGGTGTGCTCTCGTGGACTGACGATGATACAAAAGTCGTTTTATGCGCTGGA GCCGTTCCTAACGCCACGTTACTTCTCAACTCGTTCGAGGAGTGTCGCCCCTCGAATGGCAATGTTGGCAAACGCCTGACAGGTCATGTCCGGTCAAACATTGCAGCACGTATTCCACGTGAAGCTATCCATTGGAATGGGAATGATTCACTCCAGCTTGCTTGCACATATCTTGCTGGAAAAGATCCGGTTACACATCGCCAATATCATATTGGGATTACTGCGATCCATAGTCCCAATCCAGAGGCTGACGCCGAGGACGCAGGGCGGGAATGTCCTGACTATGCCGCAGCCGCCTCGgatgagcagctcaagggctCTGAGAAGCATATTGTGTTTG TCTGCTCGGGATTGGGTGAGCTGGATGAAGACAATAGAAAGAATTGGGTCAAACTGAACAACACGCCTGATCCTACAACCAATGTCACCGTACAATATACATTGTGCccaaaagataaaaagatgTGGGATACTATGGACGAGGCAATCTACCAAACAATTGAAGTTCTTTCGGGCAATCAACCAAAAGTTATTGAATACTGGGACGACAGAGCTAATAAATGGGTCGAAAACAAGCCCTCTTCGGAATCAGTTCGTGCGCCCGGAGTGGTACATGAGGGAAGCACGGCTTTTGTTGGACGCAAGCAGAAAGGCGGCTCGTTGGACGGCTTATACCGACCACATGGGATTGCTAATGTA TTTGTTACGGGTGGAGCGGTTTTCCCCACGTCAGGAAGTTGGAATCCGACAATGACAATGTGCGCGTATGCACAAGACCTTGCAAGGAAGCTTGTGAGTCGTCCGGGCTTGATCCCGCCATCTCAGGACTATGAGGAACCGAACTAG
- a CDS encoding uncharacterized protein (EggNog:ENOG41): protein MDAVSALGVAAAVVQFADFGYRLIKRAHELYKSPTGQYLEHIELSVVSQDLLRLADDIGAKLGENKGSAAEIYVRLHGESADIIRAMFREVAAASDIEKLANRLGEIRQQMNVAMLYMLLDEARENGVELRQFARQQANMIATLDRIDSTTKQFSTDIIGLIDKWPISNQAETDKMVRYVLSDKWNASKYAKQTVFDEKQDDGKVNKVCQSLYFESISHRETSIPKRHKATFEWIFREPRILEDGRALWSSFPPWLRGDSPDIYWITGKPGAGKSTLTKFISQDPRFKDLLQEWATGSQLLIVRFFSWTSGANRLQKSQEGLFKTLLFEAIQQRPQLVIDIFPARWFLLQSFNGNIKLPDLTRDDLKVGFRNLLSATGDKVKLTLLIDGLDEFTEDQHEDHRDLVRLLRDANAEPGVKICISSRPWNVFRDEYGNNPMLQLENLTREDIKSFVQEQLELSPGYYDFAATDPEAARKIITDIVDKSQGVFLWVSVVSGMLEAALQEGTNISDLQATINNLPKEVDNLFRYIWNRTSKRFRAEASTYFLLMNTCRRLETDLFALTLWFGDKELPVDFATVNLTSTFLTGVIKSLERKLMSRTGGLLELVSSYDGHIPISLPRRLPERVPEYNNPAKKMQDLSLEPRLKSRTRHLPERVSEYNSPAKKMQDLSLEPRLKSRTTHLPERVSSSDVHAKKPEDVRVDYMHRTASDWVSDNWASIASAADHSFNPFIFFVKGQALSVILTTKPTLDRFTQCKFTRLTGVYWENWVEFSDFQNIISDMMQQIGQTLSCANFLEVSARFPIHAYLKHMMQENLDLFSTAAHYYGILNNVIFGESWFHDPEGRLDLLDFLTQEKYPLRLDCLCKTKNEVEYVNFIVSVKYSRQHPFFTYFTQVIHILESRISQPALQADQNRAAISSGGGDTSGTSVASEPQHQTPKPKLRDKLREFFGEIFGRKQS, encoded by the exons ATGGATGCGGTGAGCGCTCTCGGCGTTGCGGCGGCCGTGGTACAGTTTGCCGACTTCGGCTACCGCCTCATAAAACGTGCGCATGAGCTGTATAAGTCTCCCACTGGCCAATATCTGGAACACATCGAGCTATCCGTCGTGTCCCAGGATCTTTTACGCCTCGCCGATGACATTGGGGCCAAACTCGGCGAGAATAAAGGGTCGGCAGCAGAGATTTATGTCCGTCTCCATGGTGAAT CTGCGGATATTATAAGGGCCATGTTTAGAGAGGTCGCAGCCGCTAGTGATATTGAAAAGCTAGCAAATCGCCTGGGCGAGATCCGCCAGCAGATGAACGTGGCTATGCTGTATATGTTACT GGATGAAGCCCGGGAAAATGGCGTAGAGTTGCGTCAGTTTGCGAGGCAACAAGCCAATATGATTGCCACTCTGGATCGAATCGACAGCACTACCAAGCAATTTAGTACGGATATCATTGGCCTCATCGACAAGTGGCCCATAAGCAACCAGGCAGAGACAGATAAAATGGTGCGTTATGTGCTTAGCGATAAGTGGAATGCAAGCAAATATGCAAAGCAAACCGTGTTCGACGAGAAGCAGGATGATGGGAAGGTCAACAAAGTGTGTCAGAGTCTATACTTTGAGTCCATAAGCCATCGAGAGACAAGCATTCCTAAGCGACACAAGGCAACCTTCGAATGGATATTCCGCGAGCCACGGATATTGGAAGATGGCCGTGCTCTTTGGTCAAGCTTTCCGCCCTGGTTGCGAGGAGATTCCCCAGATATCTATTGGATTACAGGCAAACCGGGTGCCGGGAAGTCCACGCTAACCAAATTCATCTCACAAGACCCAAGGTTTAAAGACTTGTTACAGGAGTGGGCAACTGGGTCCCAGCTCCTGATTGTtcgctttttctcttggacTTCGGGAGCTAATAGACTCCAGAAGTCCCAGGAAGGTCTTTTTAAAACACTCCTCTTTGAGGCCATCCAGCAGCGGCCTCAACTTGTCATCGACATCTTCCCTGCTCGGTGGTTTCTTCTCCAATCCTTTAATGGAAACATTAAATTGCCAGACCTGACGAGGGACGACCTGAAGGTTGGTTTCCGGAATCTGCTATCCGCAACCGGGGATAAAGTGAAACTCACTCTTCTTATTGACGGCCTGGATGAGTTTACCGAGGACCAACACGAGGATCACCGCGATTTAGTTCGTCTTCTCCGCGACGCCAACGCCGAGCCAGGGGTAAAGATCTGCATAAGCAGTCGACCATGGAACGTCTTTAGGGACGAGTACGGCAACAACCCTATGTTACAGCTTGAGAACTTAACTAGAGAAGACATTAAGTCCTTTGTCCaggagcagcttgagcttaGCCCAGGCTACTATGATTTCGCCGCGACTGATCCAGAGGCAGCTCGTAAAATCATTACAGACATTGTGGACAAGTCACAGGGCGTATTTCTTTGGGTATCTGTTGTTTCGGGCATGTTAGAGGCCGCGCTACAGGAAGGGACCAACATCTCAGACTTACAAGCCACCATTAATAACCTCCCGAAAGAGGTTGACAACTTGTTCCGTTACATCTGGAACCGAACCAGCAAGCGATTTCGCGCTGAAGCATCAACATATTTCCTGCTTATGAACACTTGTCGACGGCTGGAAACTGATCTGTTTGCTCTGACCCTTTGGTTCGGTGATAAGGAATTACCCGTTGATTTTGCCACAGTCAATCTCACGAGCACCTTTCTGACGGGCGTCATCAAGTCCTTGGAACGAAAATTAATGAGTCGCACCGGAGGCTTGCTGGAGCTTGTGTCTAGCTATGACGGCCATATACCCATAAGCCTCCCCAGACGCTTACCAGAACGTGTGCCCGAATATAATAACCCGGCCAAAAAAATGCAAGATCTATCCTTAGAACCAAGACTGAAGAGCCGTACCAGACACTTACCAGAGCGTGTGTCTGAATATAATAGCCCGGCTAAAAAAATGCAAGATCTATCCTTGGAACCAAGACTGAAGAGCCGTACCACACACTTACCAGAGCGTGTGTCTAGCTCTGACGTCCACGCCAAAAAACCGGAAGATGTTCGCGTGGATTACATGCACCGAACGGCAAGCGATTGGGTCAGTGATAACTGGGCGAGCATCGCTTCGGCGGCGGATCATAGCTTTAACCCTTTCATCTTTTTCGTCAAGGGTCAAGCGCTGAGTGTAATTCTTACCACCAAGCCAACTCTAGACAGATTTACGCAATGCAAATTTACACGACTCACGGGCGTCTACTGGGAGAATTGGGTGGAATTTTCAGATTTTCAAAATATTATTTCGGATATGATGCAGCAGATCGGGCAGACGTTATCTTGCGCCAACTTCCTCGAAGTATCGGCTCGATTTCCCATTCATGCTTATCTAAAACACATGATGCAAGAGAATCTCGACCTATTCTCAACCGCAGCTCACTACTATGGAATATTGAATAACGTTATATTCGGTGAATCCTGGTTTCACGATCCCGAGGGGCGACTAGATCTCTTAGACTTCCTGACTCAGGAGAAATATCCCCTTCGGCTGGATTGTCTCTGCAAGACTAAGAATGAGGTGGAATACGTAAATTTTATAGTAAGCGTGAAATATTCGAGGCAGCACCCTTTTTTCACCTACTTCACGCAAGTCATACATATCCTCGAATCACGAATCTCTCAGCCCGCTTTGCAAGCCGACCAGAACAGAGCCGCTATTAGtagcggcggtggtgatACAAGCGGAACATCCGTCGCAAGTGAGCCACAGCACCAAACGCCGAAGCCGAAATTGAGAGACAAGTTACGAGAGTTCTTTGGGGAGATTTTTGGTCGTAAGCAAAGTTGA
- a CDS encoding uncharacterized protein (EggNog:ENOG41) — translation MSASPPPSPSQHATAHAYASNGLEILQAASDAAQAIQNHHPLQNAAAEAVAQSHAVGVPIAPAPELRMPSPQLQQQHLVAGPGGVMRDPTINPKLTRLRRACDMCSMRKVKCDDANMPCRPCRELGVDCTFNRETKRRGPPNKHAEAAKAAKRSRIDTAVVPPGFPSSPSPQNAAKTLMTISTDGVLDAEAIAPMPVLELLVDDFFTYIHPLAPFPHEPTFRQSFANREDRTKPEFLGLLASMIGALVASFPRSAREHLKAQHSTHLFPKAIVMIEKCRDIALLTRGSRWVLKQPKTLDDAATSYFLGLASGYTLQWNASRQFMAETLTLLRELGFSRPKHPGELPTFGSDNFAPDPMPFNHVKDQIGKRIFWCLLLGVRSFSQLGASHTDIVIAPSTPNLPYPAYPENVDDICVLANEIIHQAEGSVTLLTGFRFGIDIYTTMNGVVSLELAYGMSTLPWADQRLLLRDGLLAAKSIIDNLPPELQLGNPADESNPLAAMEESGLQYVPPVWPNTQPPHDVRNIIKNQPMRRRQLQYEIQKANIFVSQLATRSYFVELYFNLRDVHLSEQQQTLEVENTSEEENVIQNADDKEILEFMSAEREIIVQNLLTVLGSISQRNLEPNGGSLINKIRQVASTLLNDAPERKGPFAIKSEEALAQLLDILVKLEKTGPVGETMTAEDEEEELRHWADLREYQLRFAANGGFAGDL, via the exons ATGTCGGCATCTCCAccaccgtcgccgtcgcAGCACGCAACGGCCCACGCCTACGCCAGCAACGGCCTGGAGATCCTGCAGGCTGCCAGCGACGCTGCCCAGGCCATCCAGAACCACCATCCGCTCCagaatgccgccgccgaagccGTTGCCCAGTCTCATGCCGTCGGGGTGCCCATCGCCCCGGCGCCAGAGCTGCGGATGCCCTCgccccagctccagcagcagcatctcgttGCTGGGCCCGGGGGCGTCATGAGAGACCCGACCATCAACCCCAAGCTGACGCGACTCCGACGCGCCTGCGACATGTGCAGCATGCGCAAGGTGAAATGCGACGACGCCAACATGCCCTGCCGCCCTTGTCGCGAGCTGGGCGTTGACTGCACCTTCAACCGAGAAACCAAGCGACGCGGGCCGCCAAACAAACACGCCGAGGCGGCTAAAGCGGCTAAGAGATCTCGCATTGACACAGCGGTGGTGCCTCCTGGGTTCCCATCGTCTCCGTCGCCTCAGAATGCTGCCAAGACGCTCATGACCATATCGACGGATGGCGTGCTGGATGCAGAGGCGATTGCGCCAATGCCCGTGCTGGAGCTTCTCGTGGACGACTTCTTTACATATATCCATCCGCTTGCTCCGTTTCCTCACGAGCCAACATTCCGTCAGTCTTTTGCGAACCGAGAGGATCGAACGAAACCTGAGTTCCTGGGACTGTTGGCCAGTATGATTGGTGCCTTGGTCGCATCATTTCCACGGAGCGCCAGGGAACACCTCAAGGCTCAGCATAGCACGCATCTCTTCCCCAAGGCTATAGTCATGATTGAAAAATGCCGCGACATTGCCCTCCTCACACGCGGAAGCAGATGGGTGCTGAAACAACCAAAAACActggatgatgctgctaccAGCTACTTTCTCGGGTTGGCGTCTGGCTATACTCTGCAATGGAATGCATCTCGTCAATTCATGGCTGAGACTTTGACACTCCTGCGAGAGCTCGGCTTCAGCAGACCTAAACATCCTGGAGAACTTCCTACTTTTGGGAGTGACAACTTTGCTCCTGATCCGATGCCATTCAATCATGTCAAGGACCAGATTGGCAAGCGCATCTTCTGGTGCCTACTGTTGGGCGTTCG ctccttttcCCAGCTCGGCGCCTCTCACACAGACATTGTCATTGCTCCATCAACACCCAATCTCCCCTACCCCGCTTATCCTGAGAATGTTGATGACATTTGTGTTCTTGCAAATGAAATTATTCACCAAGCGGAGGGCAGTGTTACGCTTCTCACAGGCTTTCGATTCGGTATCGACATCTACACTACCATGAATGGCGTCGTCAGCTTGGAGTTGGCGTATGGCATGAGCACTCTCCCCTGGGCTGACCAAAGACTTCTTCTTAGAGATGGTCTTTTGGCTGCAAAGAGCATCATCGATAATCTGCCCccagagctccagctgggcAACCCTGCAGACGAATCAAATCCACTGGCTGCCATGGAAGAATCCGGCCTTCAGTATGTCCCACCTGTATGGCCAAACACGCAGCCACCACACGATGTGCGCAACATCATCAAGAACCAGCCCATGAGGCGTCGACAGCTCCAATACGAGATTCAGAAAGCCAATATCTTTGTCTCACAACTCGCCACGCGATCGTACTTTGTGGAGCTATACTTCAACCTAAGAGACGTTCACCTcagcgagcagcagcaaacccTTGAAGTTGAGAATACGAGCGAAGAGGAAAACGTCATTCAGAATGCAGACGACAAAGAGATTTTGGAGTTCATGTCTGCTGAGAGAGAAATCATTGTCCAAAACCTCTTGACAGTGCTGGGATCCATCTCACAGCGAAATCTCGAGCCAAACGGAGGGTCTCTCATCAACAAAATCCGCCAGGTCGCTTCTACCCTGCTGAATGATGCTCCCGAAAGGAAAGGCCCGTTTGCCATCAAATCAGAGGAGGCGTTGGCACAACTACTTGACATATTGGTGAAACTTGAAAAGACAGGCCCTGTTGGAGAGACGATGACTgcggaggatgaagaggaagaactGAGACACTGGGCTGATTTGAGGGAGTATCAGCTGCGTTTCGCTGCCAATGGAGGGTTTGCTGGCGACTTGTAA
- a CDS encoding uncharacterized protein (CAZy:GT20) gives MRCRPPCRLMPQHDCLRPPPVDGLWIPKADQTRLEQQLSHSKTIRTVPVWLADESEATDDGIMLKDQARWRRYAEHDLYTLFHYKQHEPTDGRKERAQWADYYRMNQKFANKIIESYKPGDVVIVHDYYLLLLPSMLRQRVPNMYISFFLHSPFPSSEFLRCLPRRKEVLEGILGSNLVGFQSYSYSRHFLSCCTRILGFPSDTLGIDAYGTRVQVGVFPIGIDAAKVATAAWADEVNAKHAALLKMYEGKKIIVGRDRLDSVRGVAQKLQAFERFLEMYPHWREKVVLIQVTSPTSVAVEKDDPDNKVASRVNELIIKINGEYGSLGFSPVQHYPQYLNQAEYFALLRAADIGLITSVRDGMNTTSLEYIICQKDNNGPLILSEFSGTAGSLRDAIHINPWDITGVAEKINTALTMPSEERTKMQASLYDHVTTQNVQSWISKFVRKVHTALGESNSANSTPLLDRALLLSRYRAAKKRLFMFDYDGTLTPIVREPSAAVPSERIIRYLKSLAADSRNAVWIISGRDQEFLQQHLGHISQIGFSAEHGSFMRDPGSEEWINLAEKFDMGWQAEVMEVFQKYTDRVPGSFIERKRCALTWHYRLAEPEQGMHMSRECHKELESGVGQRWEVEVMPGKANIEVRPTFINKGEIAKRLVATYHNPGAAPTDKDPHPGKIEFALCSGDDFTDEDMFRSLNGASGTVLDDQHVFTVTVGASTKVTLAKWHLLEPEDVIECVGLLAGAGDPASLERVGEVNLAALSTVEGHIPEEEL, from the exons ATGCGCTGTCGGCCCCCGTGCCGATTGATGCCACAACACGACTGCCTACGCCCCCCCCCTGTTGATGGCCTTTGGATACCAAAGGCGGACCAGACTCGgttggagcagcagctgtccCATAGCAAGACGATCCGCACAGTGCCTGTTTGGCTTGCTGATGAGAGCGAGGCTACCGACGATGGCATCATGCTCAAGGACCAGGCCCGATGGCGGCGATACGCTGAGCATGACCTCTACACGCTTTTCCACTACAAGCAGCACGAGCCTACGGATGGTCGCAAAGAGCGCGCCCAGTGGGCCGATTACTACCGCATGAACCAGAAGTTTGCCAACAAGATTATTGAGAGTTACAAGCCAGGCGACGTAGTCATTGTTCACGATTACtatctcttgctgctgcccagcATGCTGCGCCAGCGTGTCCCGAACATGTAcatatccttcttcttgcatTCCCCCTTTCCCAGCAGCGAGTTCCTCCGATGCTTGCCTCGCCGGAAAGAGGTGCTTGAGGGCATCCTCGGCTCCAATCTCGTGGGCTTCCAGTCATACAGCTACTCCCGGCACTtcctcagctgctgcactcGCATCCTTGGCTTCCCATCCGATACTCTCGGCATCGATGCGTACGGCACCAGGGTGCAAGTCGGCGTATTCCCCATCGGcattgatgctgccaaggtGGCGACGGCTGCTTGGGCAGATGAAGTGAACGCGAAGCATGCGGCGCTACTGAAGATGTATGAAGGCAAGAAGATTATTGTCGGACGAGACCGGCTGGACAGCGTTAGAGGTGTCGCCCAAAAGCTTCAAGCATTTGAGCGATTCTTGGAAATGTACCCCCACTGGAGAGAAAAGGTGGTTTTGATCCAGGTGACGTCGCCCACTAGCGTGGCGGTCGAAAAGGACGATCCGGACAACAAGGTTGCCAGCCGAGTCAATGAGCTCATCATCAAGATCAACGGTGAATATGGCAGCCTCGGGTTCTCGCCTGTACAGCACTACCCTCAGTACCTCAACCAGGCCGAGtactttgctttgcttcggGCAGCAGACATTGGCCTCATCACATCGGTACGAGATGGCATGAACACGACGAGCCTCGAGTACATCATTTGCCAAAAGGATAACAATGGCCCTCTTATCCTGTCAGAGTTTAGTGGCACAGCCGGTAGTCTCCGCGATGCAATTCACATCAACCCCTGGGACATCACCGGGGTGGCGGAAAAGATCAACACGGCTCTGACCATGCCCAGCGAGGAGCGCACTAAGATGCAGGCTAGCCTCTACGATCATGTCACGACACAAAACGTCCAGTCATGGATCAGCAAGTTTGTTCGCAAGGTGCATACTGCGCTGGGCGAAAGCAACTCGGCCAACTCGACGCCCTTGCTTGATCGAGCTCTCCTGCTATCCCGTTATCGCGCGGCAAAGAAGCGACTGTTTATGTTTGATTACGACGGAACCCTCACTCCGATTGTACGTGAGCCGAGCGCGGCGGTCCCGTCAGAACGCATCATTCGCTACTTGAAGTCGCTTGCGGCGGATTCTAGGAATGCCGTCTGGATCATCTCGGGCCGAGATCAAGAGTTCCTTCAGCAGCATCTGGGACACATTTCTCAAATCGGATTCTCTGCCGAGCACGGTAGCTTCATGAGGGATCCTGGCAGCGAGGAGTGGATCAACTTGGCAGAGAAGTTTGACATGGGCTGGCAAGCAGAAGTCATGGAGGTTTTCCAGAAGTATACAGACCGGGTTCCAG GATCCTTCATAGAACGAAAGCGCTGCGCCCTGACATGGCACTACCGACTTGCCGAGCCTGAGCAGGGGATGCACATGTCACGCGAGTGCCACAAGGAACTGGAAAGCGGGGTGGGCCAGAGATGGGAGGTCGAGGTGATGCCTGGCAAGGCTAACATTGAGGTACGCCCGACCTTTATCAACAAGGGCGAGATCGCCAAACGGCTGGTGGCCACATATCACAACCCGGGAGCTGCACCGACAGACAAAGACCCACACCCCGGAAAGATTGAGTTTGCTCTCTGCTCCGGAGACGATTTTACAGATGAGGACATGTTCCGCAGCCTTAACGGGGCTTCAGGCACCGTTCTGGACGATCAGCACGTCTTTACGGTGACTGTGGGGGCAAGCACCAAGGTGACCTTGGCCAAATGGCATCTCCTGGAGCCCGAAGACGTTATCGAGTGTGTGGGATTGctagctggagctggcgacCCAGCCAGCCTCGAGCGCGTGGGAGAGGTGAACCTAGCAGCTCTGAGTACTGTGGAGGGACACATTCCCGAAGAGGAGCTATGA